In one Shewanella loihica PV-4 genomic region, the following are encoded:
- a CDS encoding DEAD/DEAH box helicase yields the protein MSFTSLGLSAPILKAVADKGYQTPSPIQAQAIPAVLSGKDVMAAAQTGTGKTAGFTLPLLELLSQGPRARSKQVRALVLTPTRELAAQIAESVTTYGQHLPLRSAVVFGGVGISPQISQLKRGVDILVATPGRLLDLYQQDAVSFSQLETLVLDEADRMLDMGFIHDIKKILAILPPKRQNLMFSATFSDEIRTLAKGLVNNPVEISVTPRNSTANTVQQLICPVDKNKKSAALVKLIQQGDWQQVLVFSRTKHGANRLAKHLEAKGITAAAIHGNKSQGARTKALANFKSGDVRVLVATDIAARGLDIDQLPQVVNFDLPNVPEDYVHRIGRTGRAGADGKAVSLVSDEEAKLLADIERLIGKLLPRAEVEGFEPTHTLPETNLTPKRHGQHKGPRNPKPKSNSQRSSNRSSNGQRSDKAGQPRRGDQAQGNKEGQGRRRTGASTGTSKPASEGQQAQNQGKQEHRDGNAPARRRRRRRPSQGTPKPATN from the coding sequence ATGAGTTTTACCTCCCTGGGGTTATCCGCCCCCATACTCAAAGCTGTAGCCGACAAAGGTTATCAAACCCCCTCGCCCATCCAGGCCCAGGCTATCCCAGCAGTATTGTCGGGTAAAGATGTGATGGCGGCGGCGCAGACAGGCACGGGCAAGACAGCCGGCTTTACTCTGCCACTACTGGAACTACTCAGCCAGGGCCCTCGCGCCCGCAGCAAACAGGTACGCGCCCTGGTCTTGACGCCAACCCGCGAACTGGCGGCCCAGATCGCAGAAAGCGTCACCACCTATGGTCAGCATCTGCCGCTTCGCAGCGCAGTAGTGTTCGGCGGTGTCGGCATCAGCCCACAGATCAGTCAACTTAAACGCGGCGTAGATATCCTGGTGGCCACACCGGGCCGCCTGTTGGATCTCTATCAGCAAGATGCCGTGAGCTTCTCTCAGCTGGAGACACTGGTGCTGGATGAGGCCGACCGCATGCTGGACATGGGCTTTATTCACGACATCAAGAAGATCCTCGCCATCTTACCGCCCAAGCGGCAGAACCTGATGTTTTCCGCCACCTTCTCCGATGAGATCCGTACCCTGGCCAAGGGGCTGGTGAACAATCCGGTGGAGATCTCGGTCACCCCGCGCAACAGCACAGCCAACACGGTACAGCAGCTGATCTGCCCGGTAGACAAGAACAAGAAATCCGCAGCCTTGGTCAAGCTTATCCAGCAAGGTGACTGGCAACAGGTCTTGGTATTTAGCCGTACCAAACATGGCGCCAACCGTCTGGCTAAGCATCTCGAGGCCAAGGGGATCACCGCCGCAGCCATCCACGGTAACAAGAGTCAGGGTGCCCGCACCAAGGCGCTGGCTAACTTTAAGTCGGGCGACGTGCGCGTGCTCGTAGCCACCGACATCGCCGCCCGTGGTCTGGATATCGACCAGCTGCCTCAAGTGGTCAACTTCGACCTGCCTAACGTGCCCGAAGACTATGTGCACCGCATCGGTCGTACCGGCCGCGCGGGCGCCGATGGCAAAGCGGTCTCCCTAGTGAGCGACGAAGAAGCCAAACTGCTGGCAGATATCGAGCGCCTGATCGGCAAGCTGCTGCCGCGTGCTGAAGTAGAGGGCTTCGAGCCGACACACACCCTGCCCGAGACCAACCTGACGCCTAAGCGCCACGGCCAGCACAAGGGACCGCGTAATCCTAAGCCTAAAAGCAACAGCCAACGCAGCAGCAATCGCTCAAGCAACGGCCAGAGGTCAGATAAGGCTGGACAGCCTCGCCGAGGCGATCAAGCTCAGGGCAACAAAGAGGGTCAGGGCCGTCGCCGAACAGGCGCAAGTACTGGTACCAGCAAGCCTGCGAGCGAAGGTCAACAAGCGCAAAACCAAGGCAAGCAAGAGCATAGGGACGGTAACGCCCCAGCCCGCCGCCGCAGACGTCGTCGCCCTAGCCAGGGCACGCCTAAACCGGCCACTAATTAG
- a CDS encoding nucleotidyltransferase domain-containing protein, protein MITENIKKEILRRIRNAEKEHNVKVLYAVESGSRAWGFESPNSDYDVRFIYAHPKDWYVSVDLEYKRDVIEYEIVDEIDINGWDIRKALQLFSKSNPAFVEWIQSSIVYVDDHSFAKGARQLLDTVYSVEKGIYHYRSMAKTNYRGYLKEEIVPIKKYFYVLRPLLSIMWLEKYQKPAPIEFVKLRTLIPTGSTIDQAISDLLERKKRSLEKEYAPAVPVLNAFIESELDRLENYQDSPQRNSSHMESLNSLFRVSIS, encoded by the coding sequence ATGATCACAGAAAACATCAAGAAAGAAATTCTGCGAAGAATCAGAAACGCAGAAAAAGAACATAACGTGAAAGTTCTCTATGCTGTCGAATCTGGTAGCAGAGCTTGGGGATTTGAATCTCCAAATAGCGACTATGACGTTAGATTTATTTATGCTCATCCTAAAGACTGGTATGTTTCTGTTGACTTGGAATACAAGCGAGATGTTATTGAGTATGAGATCGTTGATGAGATTGATATAAATGGCTGGGATATCAGAAAGGCCTTGCAGCTATTTTCCAAGTCCAATCCAGCTTTTGTAGAATGGATTCAATCATCAATTGTTTATGTCGATGATCACTCATTTGCAAAAGGAGCAAGGCAGCTTCTCGATACTGTATATTCCGTAGAGAAAGGAATTTACCATTATCGTAGCATGGCGAAGACAAACTACAGGGGCTATCTTAAAGAAGAAATAGTGCCAATCAAAAAGTATTTCTATGTTCTTCGTCCTTTACTTTCAATCATGTGGCTCGAAAAATATCAAAAGCCAGCACCAATTGAGTTTGTAAAACTTCGGACATTAATACCCACTGGTTCAACTATAGATCAGGCTATTTCAGATCTTCTGGAGCGTAAAAAGAGAAGCCTAGAAAAAGAGTATGCACCTGCTGTTCCAGTGTTAAATGCTTTTATTGAGTCAGAACTTGATCGTTTAGAAAACTATCAAGATTCACCACAAAGAAATAGCTCACATATGGAATCGTTAAATTCACTGTTCCGTGTAAGCATAAGCTAA
- the nrfD gene encoding NrfD/PsrC family molybdoenzyme membrane anchor subunit, with translation MNNTWGDMAQYDPVTWNWVIAVYLFMAGLSAGSILIGIGLRWYSKEKAIESAILKAAAIISPLAITLGLACLVFDLTKPFEFWLILVNYNFSSVMSIGVLALLLYSPIGIAYSLIVLRDELTKWKLGFLVPVANAIMPMRKAIEVVLFVLAIGVGAYTGFLISAMNAYPMLNTAVLPALFLVSGLSAGAAANAIGALLMFNTHSHDANLSKMHGLELPVMLSEIMFLFMLFCALYFKGGAAAAALASLTTGVWASVFWVGVVGIGFAIPLLTMLMPSQTRHSKGVMIAVACCSLTGVLALRHFVIYAGQSYIS, from the coding sequence ATGAACAATACCTGGGGCGATATGGCGCAATATGATCCAGTCACCTGGAACTGGGTTATCGCAGTCTACCTGTTTATGGCAGGCCTCTCGGCGGGCTCTATCCTGATCGGCATCGGCCTGCGCTGGTACAGCAAAGAGAAGGCAATAGAGAGCGCGATTTTAAAAGCCGCGGCCATCATCAGTCCACTGGCCATCACCTTGGGTCTGGCCTGTCTGGTGTTTGACTTGACCAAGCCGTTTGAGTTCTGGCTGATTTTGGTCAACTACAACTTCAGCTCTGTCATGTCTATCGGGGTGCTGGCACTGCTGCTCTACTCACCGATCGGCATCGCCTACTCGTTGATCGTGCTAAGAGATGAGCTGACCAAGTGGAAATTGGGCTTCCTGGTACCTGTGGCAAACGCCATCATGCCGATGCGCAAGGCGATTGAAGTGGTGCTGTTTGTGTTAGCCATAGGTGTGGGCGCCTATACCGGCTTCCTCATCTCGGCGATGAACGCCTACCCTATGCTGAACACGGCTGTGCTACCGGCGCTCTTCCTGGTGTCTGGCCTGTCAGCCGGCGCGGCGGCTAACGCTATCGGCGCACTGCTGATGTTTAACACCCACAGCCATGATGCCAACCTAAGTAAGATGCATGGCCTGGAACTGCCCGTGATGCTGAGCGAGATTATGTTCCTCTTCATGCTGTTCTGCGCCCTCTATTTCAAGGGTGGAGCTGCTGCGGCGGCGCTGGCGTCACTCACTACAGGTGTCTGGGCCAGCGTGTTCTGGGTCGGTGTGGTCGGTATCGGCTTTGCCATCCCGCTGCTCACCATGTTGATGCCGTCGCAGACACGTCACAGCAAGGGCGTGATGATCGCCGTGGCCTGCTGCAGCCTCACCGGCGTGCTGGCCCTGAGACACTTCGTGATCTACGCGGGTCAAAGCTACATCAGCTAA
- a CDS encoding DUF3622 domain-containing protein, whose protein sequence is MTQNKKYGLRVSEAEGSWTAEVTRRMTARKTVVTKAQTGFASEAEATAWGEETLKGIVDNLMLRNERRAKQRVERNEAAAAKEAAAEKWRAERDAAGDSDLDDDFFDEDDE, encoded by the coding sequence ATGACACAAAACAAGAAATACGGTCTTCGCGTGAGCGAAGCCGAAGGCAGCTGGACCGCCGAAGTCACCCGTCGCATGACGGCACGCAAGACAGTGGTAACTAAGGCGCAAACTGGCTTTGCCAGCGAAGCCGAGGCGACGGCCTGGGGCGAAGAGACCCTCAAGGGCATAGTCGATAACCTGATGCTGCGTAACGAGCGTCGCGCCAAGCAGCGTGTCGAGCGTAACGAAGCCGCTGCCGCCAAAGAAGCCGCCGCCGAGAAATGGCGCGCCGAGCGTGACGCCGCCGGTGACAGCGATCTGGATGACGACTTCTTCGACGAAGACGACGAGTAA
- a CDS encoding MFS transporter gives MNNNSKSTEAPRFPRIFWIANGVELLERAAYYGVFIVITLYLSRILGFSDVEAAWLAGSFSAGLYFLPTFSGALADKIGFRGALLLAFGLLTIGYASLAIFPALIESQGLVEYGKETIYHGLKEADIRWAIVPILIVIMIGGSFIKAVITGTVALSTTAETRAKGFSIFYMMVNIGAFSGKTVVKPLRESMGDLGLINLNYFAATMTLIAFFSIMLFFKSTEENRSGKSLGEIWQALLKVLSNGRLIALILIITGFWMVQHQLYATMPKYVLRMAGEGSSPSWYANVNPLVVFLCVSFVTGMMAKRSALTSMTVGMFIMPVSALLMASGNMFAGSETILGMHPIAAMMIIGIVFQGLAECFISPRFLEYFSLQAPKGEEGLYLGFSHLHSFISSLLGFGLSGYLLEAYCPDPRVYNDHAAWVEASAHAHYIWYVFAAIASVSAVSLIIYGAVIKRIDAKNDTDAEMATA, from the coding sequence ATGAATAATAACTCTAAGTCCACAGAGGCGCCGCGCTTCCCCAGAATCTTCTGGATCGCCAACGGCGTCGAGCTGCTCGAACGAGCGGCCTATTACGGTGTGTTCATCGTTATCACCCTCTATTTGTCACGTATTCTCGGTTTTAGCGACGTCGAAGCCGCCTGGCTGGCGGGCTCTTTCTCGGCCGGTCTCTACTTTTTACCTACCTTCAGCGGCGCCCTGGCCGACAAGATAGGCTTTCGCGGCGCCCTGTTGCTGGCGTTTGGCCTGTTAACCATAGGCTATGCGTCGCTGGCGATATTCCCTGCGCTGATCGAATCTCAAGGGCTGGTGGAATATGGCAAGGAGACCATATATCACGGCCTTAAGGAGGCGGATATTCGCTGGGCGATCGTGCCTATTCTTATCGTCATCATGATAGGTGGCTCCTTCATCAAGGCGGTGATCACAGGTACCGTGGCGCTATCGACCACGGCCGAGACCCGTGCCAAGGGTTTCTCTATCTTCTACATGATGGTTAACATTGGCGCCTTCTCGGGTAAGACAGTGGTGAAGCCGCTGCGCGAATCCATGGGCGACCTGGGGCTTATTAACCTCAACTACTTCGCCGCCACCATGACGCTGATCGCCTTCTTCAGCATCATGCTCTTCTTCAAGAGCACGGAGGAGAACCGCTCCGGCAAGAGCCTGGGCGAGATCTGGCAGGCGCTGCTCAAGGTACTGTCTAACGGTCGATTGATAGCCCTGATCTTGATCATCACAGGCTTCTGGATGGTGCAGCATCAGCTCTACGCCACCATGCCAAAATATGTGCTGCGTATGGCCGGTGAGGGCTCATCGCCGTCCTGGTACGCCAACGTCAACCCTCTGGTGGTCTTCCTCTGTGTCAGCTTCGTCACAGGTATGATGGCCAAGCGCAGCGCGCTGACCTCTATGACGGTGGGGATGTTTATCATGCCGGTATCGGCGCTGCTGATGGCCTCGGGTAACATGTTTGCCGGTAGCGAGACCATCTTGGGCATGCACCCCATCGCCGCCATGATGATCATAGGCATCGTATTCCAGGGCCTGGCCGAGTGCTTCATCTCGCCGCGTTTCCTGGAGTATTTCTCGCTACAGGCGCCTAAGGGCGAAGAGGGTCTCTACCTGGGCTTCTCGCACCTGCACTCTTTCATCAGTTCATTGCTGGGCTTCGGTCTGTCGGGTTACCTGCTGGAGGCCTACTGTCCGGATCCGCGCGTCTATAACGACCACGCCGCCTGGGTCGAGGCTTCGGCACATGCTCACTACATCTGGTATGTATTTGCCGCTATCGCCAGTGTGTCGGCGGTGTCACTCATCATCTATGGCGCCGTGATCAAGCGTATCGATGCCAAGAATGATACCGACGCCGAGATGGCAACCGCCTAA
- a CDS encoding GFA family protein, with product MTIQNDQYLQGGCLCGALRYKVSAQPFDSDYCHCSQCQKSTGAMAACWMDFKADQVTWLQGPPKEYASSDSIRRGFCEQCGTSISYRSTDYPDYYTLSIASLDDANAVAPRYHIYTGNQPDWLKIDDDLPKYRQSRSEG from the coding sequence ATGACGATACAGAACGATCAGTATTTACAAGGCGGCTGCCTGTGCGGCGCGCTGCGTTATAAGGTGTCGGCGCAGCCGTTCGATAGCGATTACTGCCACTGCAGCCAATGCCAAAAGAGCACTGGCGCGATGGCCGCCTGCTGGATGGATTTTAAGGCCGACCAGGTCACTTGGTTACAAGGGCCCCCCAAGGAATACGCCTCTTCAGACAGCATACGTCGCGGCTTTTGCGAGCAGTGTGGTACCAGCATTAGCTATCGCAGTACCGACTACCCAGATTACTACACCCTGAGCATCGCCAGCCTGGACGATGCCAACGCCGTCGCCCCCAGATATCACATCTACACGGGCAATCAGCCAGACTGGCTCAAGATTGACGACGACCTCCCCAAATACCGCCAGAGCCGCAGTGAAGGCTGA
- the dbpA gene encoding ATP-dependent RNA helicase DbpA has product MSQSDATTPSGAFDSLPLNPALLDTLKSIGFHQMTPIQAQSLPAILNGQDVIGQGKTGSGKTAAFGLGLLNKLDVKRFRIQTLVLCPTRELADQVAAELRTLARGIHNIKILTLCGGVPMGPQIGSLEHGAHIIVGTPGRIIDHLDRGRLDLDNVDTLVLDEADRMLEMGFQRELDAIMQEVPRERQTLLFSATFPEQIQGLSEQFMIDPLMVKVEVQHGGESIEQHFYECGNNNDRMKALQLLLLKHQPESAVVFCNTKRETKDVAAKLTNAGFSVVALHGDLEQRDRDQMLLKFANKSASVMVATDVAARGLDIDALDMVVNYHMAYDTEVHIHRIGRTGRAGSKGAAHTLFNHEDGYKLSLLADALGREIDGEALPGEALLDTMPPQPRMVTIQIDGGKKQKVRPGDILGCLTGDNGIEGSEVGKIKITEFRSYVAVDRKVLRKALNKIVKGKLKGKSYRAWELK; this is encoded by the coding sequence GTGAGTCAATCTGACGCTACTACGCCAAGCGGGGCTTTTGACAGTCTGCCGCTTAACCCCGCTTTGCTCGATACCCTGAAATCTATCGGCTTTCACCAGATGACGCCTATTCAGGCCCAGAGTCTGCCTGCCATCCTCAATGGGCAGGACGTCATAGGCCAGGGCAAGACGGGCTCGGGCAAGACAGCCGCCTTCGGTTTAGGCCTGCTCAACAAGCTGGATGTGAAGCGTTTTCGTATCCAGACGTTAGTACTTTGTCCTACCCGTGAGCTGGCGGATCAGGTAGCGGCAGAGCTTCGCACCCTGGCGCGCGGTATCCACAACATCAAGATCCTTACCCTGTGTGGTGGCGTGCCCATGGGGCCGCAGATAGGCTCGTTGGAACACGGCGCCCACATTATCGTCGGCACGCCGGGTCGTATCATAGATCACCTGGACAGAGGCCGCTTGGATCTCGACAACGTCGATACTTTGGTGCTGGATGAGGCGGATCGCATGCTGGAGATGGGCTTTCAGCGTGAGCTGGACGCCATCATGCAAGAGGTGCCCCGTGAGCGTCAGACCCTGCTGTTTAGTGCCACCTTCCCCGAGCAGATCCAAGGGCTTAGCGAGCAGTTCATGATCGATCCCCTCATGGTGAAGGTCGAGGTACAGCACGGCGGCGAGAGCATCGAGCAGCACTTCTACGAGTGCGGCAACAACAACGATCGCATGAAGGCGCTGCAGCTTCTGCTGCTTAAACATCAGCCCGAGAGCGCCGTGGTTTTCTGTAACACCAAGCGTGAGACCAAGGATGTGGCGGCTAAGCTGACCAATGCCGGTTTCAGCGTGGTGGCCCTGCATGGGGATCTGGAACAGCGGGATCGCGACCAAATGCTGCTCAAGTTTGCCAACAAGAGCGCCAGCGTCATGGTGGCCACCGATGTGGCGGCCCGCGGCCTGGATATCGACGCCCTGGACATGGTGGTCAACTACCATATGGCCTATGACACTGAGGTGCATATCCACCGCATCGGCCGCACCGGCCGCGCTGGCAGCAAGGGCGCCGCCCATACCCTCTTTAACCACGAAGATGGCTACAAATTATCCCTGCTGGCAGATGCACTTGGCCGCGAGATAGACGGTGAGGCGCTGCCCGGTGAAGCCCTGCTGGACACCATGCCGCCTCAACCCAGAATGGTCACCATTCAGATCGACGGCGGCAAGAAGCAGAAGGTGCGTCCGGGCGATATCCTCGGCTGTCTTACCGGTGACAACGGCATAGAGGGTAGTGAAGTCGGCAAGATCAAGATCACTGAGTTCCGCTCCTACGTGGCGGTGGATCGCAAGGTGCTGCGCAAGGCACTTAACAAGATCGTCAAGGGTAAGCTCAAGGGTAAGAGTTACCGGGCGTGGGAGTTAAAGTAA
- a CDS encoding 4Fe-4S dicluster domain-containing protein, producing MSKRYVMVHDENRCIGCQACSVACRSENGVPEGVTRLQVRVEGPFGDAPHLHFKYNRVSCQQCENAPCVTVCPTGAAYVGDDGLVSIKEDKCVGCMYCVAACPYKVRFINPETKAADKCNFCKDTRLARGELPACVTVCPTDALTFGDANDPSSEVAKLINTKATYQEKTHLGTKPRVYRIPTKRGGIQS from the coding sequence ATGAGTAAAAGATATGTAATGGTGCACGACGAGAACCGCTGCATCGGCTGTCAGGCCTGTAGCGTCGCCTGTCGCAGCGAAAATGGCGTCCCCGAGGGAGTCACCCGCTTGCAAGTGCGCGTAGAAGGCCCCTTCGGCGATGCGCCGCACCTGCACTTTAAATATAACCGCGTCTCCTGCCAGCAGTGTGAGAACGCCCCCTGCGTCACCGTCTGTCCGACGGGTGCGGCCTATGTGGGCGACGATGGCCTGGTCTCCATCAAGGAAGATAAATGCGTCGGCTGTATGTACTGTGTGGCGGCCTGCCCCTACAAGGTGCGTTTCATCAACCCTGAAACCAAGGCGGCCGACAAGTGTAACTTCTGTAAGGACACCCGCCTGGCCCGCGGCGAGCTGCCCGCCTGTGTGACCGTGTGTCCCACAGATGCACTGACCTTTGGCGATGCCAATGACCCGAGCAGCGAGGTAGCCAAACTCATCAACACCAAAGCGACCTATCAGGAGAAGACCCATCTGGGGACCAAGCCTAGGGTCTATCGCATTCCAACGAAACGTGGGGGGATACAGTCATGA
- a CDS encoding methyltransferase, producing MNKEAVVAGQAIYSKSVLAIYDLWVLGFSNHYLWKCPTKLIAEQFAALTSANHLDVGVGTGYYLKHHMPAHTRRIALMDLNENSLASASAVVRHLSPEIYCRNVLAPLELTCDGFDSVSVNYLLHCLPGTMTEKCELFSHLESVMKPGAVLFGSTILGTGITPNAFAARLMAVYNKKGIFCNQADDIDSLTQELSARFDRVSIKQVGCVALFSAVKR from the coding sequence ATGAATAAAGAGGCCGTTGTAGCGGGTCAGGCGATCTACTCCAAGAGTGTGCTCGCCATCTATGATCTCTGGGTGCTGGGATTTTCCAATCACTATCTGTGGAAGTGTCCTACAAAGCTGATCGCCGAGCAGTTTGCCGCCTTGACCTCAGCCAATCACCTGGATGTCGGTGTCGGCACAGGCTACTACCTCAAGCATCATATGCCCGCGCATACCCGGCGCATCGCCTTGATGGATCTTAATGAGAACAGCCTGGCATCGGCCTCGGCCGTGGTGCGTCATCTTTCCCCTGAGATCTATTGCCGCAACGTCCTGGCGCCGCTTGAGCTGACATGCGATGGCTTCGATTCGGTCAGCGTGAACTATCTGCTGCACTGCCTGCCGGGCACCATGACAGAGAAATGCGAGCTCTTCTCTCATCTCGAATCTGTGATGAAGCCGGGCGCCGTGCTGTTTGGCAGCACAATTCTAGGCACAGGCATCACGCCCAATGCCTTCGCGGCCAGGCTGATGGCTGTCTACAACAAGAAGGGGATCTTCTGTAATCAGGCCGACGATATCGATTCCCTGACCCAGGAGTTAAGCGCCAGATTCGATCGGGTCAGTATCAAGCAGGTGGGCTGCGTAGCCCTGTTTAGCGCCGTGAAGCGCTAG
- the phsA gene encoding thiosulfate reductase PhsA — protein sequence MIELDRRTFIKGAGAGGASCALATLLPGSLAALEQKPLQGMGKEVASICEMCSTRCPISARVVDGKNVFIQGNSAAKSFGGKVCARGGAGHSLLYDPQRIVKPLRRVGERGEGKWEEISWQEAYKTIAHKLNDIKQQHGPEAVAFSSKSGSLSGHLFHLGKAFGSPNTFTHASTCPGGYVIAAKAMFGTKVKRDLSNSKYIINFGHNLYEGINMSETRGLMKAQMSKGAKLVVFEPRFSIVADKADEWFAIRPGTDVTVALALCHVLIYDNLYDQAFIERHVEGFDAFAKEVKAYTPEWAEGISDVPAKDIRRIAHEFAAKAPHAVVDFGHRATFTPEEFEMRRALFAANVLIGNIERKGGLYLGKKAKTYNKFAGDKVAPGLGKPGVEGMPKPAAKRIDQVDEQYAMMWSSGGIYQTILDATLKAKPYQLRAWVMSRTNPMQTMTDRALVVETLKKLEFVVSCDVYISETAAYADIILPESTYLERDEEIADKSGKSPAYYVRQRVVETIGDTKPSWQIFKELGHEMGLGQYFPWENMESLQLLQVDRDMARFNEIKQKGYVSYGKPLMLREPSMVAAFVKQYPNAKPTDDDGTYASAMSFKTPSGKIELSSDKVEKMAAGRGVIKYREVKLKQDNELYFIQGKVAVHTNGATHNVPMLANLMSDNGVWIHPITAGRLGIASGDKIRLTSSVGSEEGTALVTPGIRQDTVFAYMGFGSKNKELARATGKGVHCGNLLPNKTAAVCGMNIHTTGITLAKI from the coding sequence ATGATAGAGCTTGATAGACGAACGTTTATTAAGGGTGCCGGTGCAGGGGGTGCAAGCTGTGCGCTGGCAACATTATTACCCGGTTCGCTGGCAGCGCTGGAACAGAAACCCCTACAGGGTATGGGCAAGGAAGTCGCCAGCATCTGTGAGATGTGCTCGACACGTTGCCCTATCTCGGCGCGGGTCGTCGATGGCAAGAATGTGTTTATCCAGGGCAATAGCGCCGCTAAATCCTTCGGCGGCAAGGTGTGCGCCCGTGGCGGCGCAGGTCACAGCCTGCTGTACGATCCACAGCGTATCGTTAAGCCACTGCGCCGGGTGGGCGAGCGCGGCGAAGGCAAGTGGGAAGAGATCAGCTGGCAAGAGGCCTATAAGACGATCGCCCACAAGCTTAACGACATCAAGCAGCAACATGGCCCAGAGGCCGTGGCCTTCTCCTCCAAGTCCGGCTCATTATCGGGACACCTGTTCCACCTGGGCAAGGCCTTCGGCTCACCCAACACCTTCACCCACGCCTCCACCTGCCCCGGTGGCTATGTGATCGCCGCCAAGGCGATGTTTGGCACTAAGGTGAAACGCGACTTAAGTAACTCCAAGTACATCATCAACTTCGGTCACAATCTCTATGAAGGGATCAACATGTCCGAGACCCGCGGCCTGATGAAGGCGCAGATGAGCAAGGGCGCCAAGCTGGTGGTATTCGAGCCACGCTTCTCAATTGTGGCCGACAAGGCCGACGAATGGTTTGCCATACGTCCGGGGACAGATGTCACCGTCGCCCTGGCCCTGTGTCATGTGCTGATCTACGACAACCTCTACGACCAGGCCTTCATCGAGCGCCATGTCGAAGGTTTCGATGCCTTCGCCAAGGAGGTCAAAGCCTATACTCCAGAGTGGGCCGAGGGGATCAGCGACGTGCCCGCCAAGGACATCCGCCGCATCGCCCACGAGTTTGCCGCCAAGGCGCCTCACGCCGTGGTGGACTTTGGTCACCGCGCCACCTTCACCCCGGAAGAGTTCGAGATGCGCCGCGCCCTGTTTGCCGCCAACGTGTTAATCGGCAACATTGAGCGTAAGGGCGGCCTCTACCTGGGCAAGAAGGCTAAAACTTACAACAAGTTTGCCGGCGACAAGGTCGCACCCGGCCTGGGTAAGCCAGGCGTCGAGGGCATGCCTAAGCCTGCGGCCAAGCGTATCGACCAGGTGGATGAGCAGTACGCCATGATGTGGTCATCGGGCGGTATCTATCAAACCATTCTGGATGCCACCCTCAAGGCCAAGCCCTATCAACTCAGGGCCTGGGTGATGAGCCGCACCAACCCTATGCAGACCATGACAGACAGAGCCTTGGTGGTTGAGACCCTGAAGAAGCTGGAGTTTGTGGTCAGCTGCGACGTCTACATCAGCGAAACTGCCGCCTACGCCGATATCATCTTGCCCGAGTCCACCTATCTGGAGCGGGACGAAGAGATCGCCGACAAGTCGGGCAAGAGCCCTGCCTACTATGTGCGCCAACGTGTGGTCGAGACCATAGGCGACACTAAGCCAAGCTGGCAGATCTTCAAGGAGCTAGGCCACGAGATGGGCCTGGGGCAATACTTCCCTTGGGAGAACATGGAGAGCTTGCAACTGCTGCAAGTCGATCGCGACATGGCCCGCTTCAACGAGATCAAGCAGAAGGGTTATGTCAGCTACGGCAAACCGCTGATGCTGCGCGAACCGTCTATGGTGGCGGCATTCGTCAAGCAATACCCCAATGCCAAGCCCACAGATGATGACGGCACCTATGCCAGCGCCATGAGCTTCAAGACCCCGAGCGGCAAGATTGAACTCAGCTCAGACAAGGTGGAGAAGATGGCCGCCGGTCGCGGGGTAATCAAGTACCGCGAGGTCAAACTCAAACAGGACAACGAGCTCTATTTCATCCAAGGCAAGGTAGCGGTGCACACCAATGGTGCCACCCACAACGTGCCCATGCTGGCCAACCTGATGTCTGACAACGGCGTGTGGATCCACCCTATCACAGCAGGACGCTTAGGCATTGCCAGCGGCGATAAGATCCGCCTCACCAGCAGCGTCGGCAGCGAAGAGGGTACGGCCCTGGTCACGCCGGGTATTCGTCAGGATACCGTGTTTGCCTACATGGGCTTTGGCTCTAAAAACAAAGAGCTCGCCAGAGCGACCGGCAAGGGGGTTCACTGCGGTAACCTGCTGCCCAACAAAACCGCGGCCGTGTGCGGCATGAATATCCACACTACTGGCATCACGCTAGCCAAGATCTAA